The Bombus terrestris chromosome 9, iyBomTerr1.2, whole genome shotgun sequence genome contains a region encoding:
- the LOC100647503 gene encoding NPC intracellular cholesterol transporter 1 homolog 1b isoform X2, with the protein MSRNRIFVLLLLCYMLQLTQCTDKHHCVWYGKCGTRKNLQLACAVNHTAKPINNQSASELLRGKCPQYFENIGSNEPKLCCDADNIETLVSQLSMAETIFGRCPTCIKNVYKLLCDLSCSPEQSRFLHVTKINGTKGKEYVEELEVYIDEKYMNDTYDSCKNVVYPSSGNLAMDLACGVHDASRCNAKLWYEFQGDPVANGFIAFRMIFITDKPYWNEPTKTCDEQYNGLSACSCVDCPRSCPFIKLDKDDNAFTLFGMNAYSIIIAIVIVLISLLTIVIYQLVQRRFRSEKTPDDEEEEEMEDEDEKKWIICRRYHKMFHVFFTIWGKAFAKYPFITLVIFSYVILGLSYGITYLSITSNPIEIWAAPTSRARLEKNYFDSHFQPFYRTEQIYIKSVGLDKIIHNTTNGNLEFGPVFNKEFLLAVYDLQKEILQLGQNDGEGLEHICYAPVQSDFFGPVTIDLCTVQSVWGYFQNDLALFNKTDTSDLYEVNYLDQLYKCAQNAYNPECLAPYKGPVLPALAFGGFLREDEFNYDATDYIKSTGLILSFLVKNSLNKTALDAARKWEQRFIDFMKEWDVKKRPEFMDVAYTTEKSIEDELERSSRAEAVTVIFSYVLMFLYVAFALSEIKCSVKKYFANSKIILSIGGVITVIASVASSLGIFGYIGVPTTLLTIEVIPFLVLAVGVDNIFILINTHQRNPRFSGESVPNHIGRIMAEVGPSMLLTSMSECFCFLIGALSTMPAVNTFALYAFVSILINFLLQITAFVSLLSLDEKRFENKFLDVFCCIKVEKKNFIVGENFSFVHTIFKRFYTPFLMKTPIRIIVLIVFIGVLVTHVIVLPDISIGLDQKLSMPADSYVLKYFQFMEDLLSMGPPVYFVVTPGLNYSRKTVQNIICGGQGCNSDSLYTQIYSAAKQPQISYLSKAASSWIDDYMDWSQISDCCKYFQNNQSFCPHTNYSCKECNIYIDADHRPDPYSFRKYISYFIQDIPDPSCAKSGRAAYFDAINYHTDKYGLTDVKDSYFMGYHTPLKKSSDWYEALRFARTVADNITTMINSKNLTNEKITIFPYSIFYVYYEQYLTIWKETLSSLGFSLCVIFVVTLILTEMSLFSAIIVILTVLMIIVNIGGLMYWWHIQLNAVSLVNLVVVW; encoded by the exons ATGAGTCGAAACAGAATATTTGTTTTACTACTATTGTGTTATATGTTACAATTAACGCAATGTACAGATAAACACCACTGTGTATGGTACGGAAAGTGTGGTACCCGAAAAAATTTGCAGCTTGCGTGTGCGGTAAACCATACTGCAAAACCGATCAATAACCAATCAGCCTCGGAACTTCTCCGTGGAAAATGTCCacaatatttcgaaaatatag GTTCGAATGAACCAAAATTATGTTGCGACGCTGATAATATTGAAACGTTGGTTTCACAGCTGTCCATGGCCGAAACCATCTTTGGCCGATGTCCAActtgtataaaaaatgtatataaattactATGCGATTTAAGTTGTAGTCCTGAACAAAGTAGATTTCTCCATGTCACAAAAATAAATGGAACGAAAGGCAAAGAATACGTCGAAGAGTTGGAA gtttatatcgatgaaaaatacaTGAACGATACCTATGATTCCTGTAAGAATGTCGTGTATCCATCATCTGGAAATTTAGCTATGGATCTCGCTTGTGGAGTTCACGATGCTAGTAGATGCAATGCAAAATT ATGGTACGAGTTTCAAGGTGATCCGGTTGCAAATGGTTTTATAGCCTTTcgaatgatttttattacgGATAAACCGTATTGGAACGAACCTACGAAGACATGTGACGAACAGTATAAT GGTTTATCGGCATGTAGTTGCGTTGACTGTCCAAGATCCTGTCCTTTCATCAAATTAGACAAAGACGACAATGCCTTCACTCTTTTTGGAATGAACGCCTATAGTATCATAATAGCAATTGTAATCGTTTTAATCTCCTTATTAACCATAGTTATATATCAATTAGTACAGAGGAGATTCCGTTCag AGAAAACACCcgacgatgaagaagaagaagaaatggaagatGAAGACGAAAAAAAATGGATTATTTgtagaagatatcataaaatgtttcatgtgTTTTTCACTATTTGGGGCAAAG CATTCGCAAAGTATCCATTCATCACGTTAGTTATCTTTTCGTACGTAATATTGGGATTAagttacggaataacgtatctTTCTATAACAAGTAACCCGATAGAAATTTGGGCAGCACCTACTAGCAGAGCTAGACTTGAGAAAAATTACTTCGATTCTCATTTTCAACCGTTCTACAGAACTGAGCAGATTTACATTAAATCCGTGGGCCTTGATAAG aTAATCCACAACACAACAAATGGTAATCTTGAATTCGGTCCTGTGTTCAACAAGGAGTTTTTGCTCGCTGTATATGATCTCCAAAAAGAAATATTGCAA CTTGGACAAAACGACGGAGAAGGTTTGGAACATATCTGTTATGCTCCTGTTCAAAGCGATTTTTTTGGCCCCGTTACTATAGATCTTTGTACAGTGCAAAGTGTATGGGGATATTTTCAAAATGATCTCGCTTTGTTTAATAAGACAGATACATCGGATTTATATGAAGTAAATTATTTGGATCAATTGTACAAGTGTGCTCA AAATGCATACAATCCTGAATGTCTGGCACCGTACAAGGGGCCGGTTTTACCCGCGCTAGCTTTTGGAGGATTTCTTCGTGAGGACGAATTCAACTACGATGCGACAGATTACATCAAATCGACCGGATTGATTTTATCTTTTCTCGTAAAAAACTCACTAAACAAAACTGCACTTGATGCAGCTCGCAAATGGGAACAGCG ATTCATTGACTTTATGAAAGAATGGGATGTGAAAAAGAGACCAGAATTTATGGATGTCGCCTATACTACGGAGAAATCAATTGAGGATGAATTGGAGCGATCGTCGAGAGCAGAAGCAGTAACAGTAATATTCAGTTACGTGTTGATGTTTCTTTACGTAGCTTTTGCCTTAAGCGAAATAAAATGTTCcgttaaaaagtatttt GCaaacagtaaaataatattaagtatcgGCGGAGTTATCACCGTAATAGCGTCAGTAGCTTCTTCCCTTGGTATATTTGGCTATATCGGAGTACCCACGACACTACTCACGATCGAG GTAATTCCGTTTCTGGTACTAGCTGTGGGCgtagataatatttttattttgattaataCGCATCAAAGAAATCCAAGATTTAGCGGAGAATCGGTGCCTAATCATATCGGCAGAATCATGGCCGAAGTTGGACCATCAATGTTACTCACTAGTATGTCTGAATGCTTCTGCTTCCTGATCG GGGCATTATCGACAATGCCCGCGGTAAATACTTTTGCACTCTACGCATTTGTGTCTATCTTGATCAATTTTTTGCTGCAAATAACTGCGTTTGTTAGCCTTTTATCGTTGGACGAGAAACGATTCGAG AATAAATTTTTGGATGTATTCTGTTGCATAAAAgtggaaaaaaagaattttatagtCGGGGAAAACTTCAGTTTCGTACATACGATCTTCAAACGTTTTTACACGCCTTTTCTTATGAAAACGCCGATCAGAATAATCGTATTAATCGTATTCATCGGAGTACTAGTTACACACGTCATAGTATTGCCAGATATTAGTATCGGATTGGATCAAAAACTTTCGATGCCTGCAGATTCTTATGTTTTAAAATACTTTCAG TTTATGGAAGACCTTTTATCAATGGGCCCACCTGTTTATTTCGTGGTAACTCCTGGACTTAATTACAGTAGGAAAACggtacaaaatataatttgtggTGGTCAAGGATGTAATAGCGATTCTCTATACACGCAAATTTATTCGGCTGCTAAGCAACCTCAAAT ATCGTATTTGTCAAAAGCAGCTTCATCTTGGATAGACGATTATATGGATTGGTCACAAATTAGCGACTGCTGCAAATACTTTCAAAATAATCAATCCTTTTGTCCACACACGAACT ATTCGTGTAAGGAGTGCAATATTTATATCGACGCGGACCATCGACCAGATCCGTACAGTTTCCGAAAATATATATCCTACTTTATACAAGATATTCCAGACCCAAGCTGCGCAAAATCTGGTCGTGCTGCATACTTTGAT GCAATAAATTATCATACAGACAAATACGGTTTAACGGATGTCAAGGATAGTTATTTTATGGGATATCATACCCCGTTAAAAAAGTCATCTGATTGGTACGAAGCATTGAGATTTGCTAGAACTGTCGCGGACAATATTACAACTatgataaatagtaaaaatctAACCAACGAGAAGATAACTATATTTCCATACAG CATATTCTACGTGTATTACGAGCAGTATCTCACAATCTGGAAAGAAACGCTATCGTCATTGGGTTT